In one Rhinoraja longicauda isolate Sanriku21f chromosome 32, sRhiLon1.1, whole genome shotgun sequence genomic region, the following are encoded:
- the bco2b gene encoding beta-carotene oxygenase 2b isoform X1 has translation MKSSQLHMMITSVKMALQLFWIIIEEIVHFTTTALKAFPVFRQLLPNTQKRTIYYSRVKGLQSICPLLKSIDETPEPILANVKGDFPKWLRGNLLRNGPGKFEFGKDRYNHLFDGMALMHQFRIDDGVITYMSKFLQSDSYCINSAHDRIMVSEFGTLAMPDPCKSMFDRFTSRFEISDATDNGSVNFALYKGDYYATTETNYIHKVNPNTLETEEKINLTKYVAVNGATAHPHYDPDGTTYNMGNSYSKHGMRFNIIAVPPQMSDDEEILQGARIVCGFEPEDSLKPSYYHSFGMSKNYIIFVEQPLKINVMKILTSKLRGKSIGSSINWEPELNTIIHVANKHTGEIIPFKYHTNAFCVFHHINAFEDDGFIVFDICHFESGHLLNNLTLQNLQKDGEELDELYNTGPKGFPRRFVLPLNISSSTPIEQNLNTLSYSSASVFRKADGKIWCESEKLYDDDLLNQGGLEFPQINYAKCSTKKYKFFYGCGTGHLIMDSLMKMDLETKKFKIWKEKDYFPSEPVFVPSPNSVDEDDGVILSVVISPDQCKNSMLLVLDAKTFTERGRAEVPVQMPFGFHGVFAKC, from the exons ATGAAATCTTCACAATTGCACATGATGATTACCTCAGTGAAAATGGCACTGCAGTTGTTTTGGATTATTATAGAAGAGATTGTACATTTTACCACCACGGCTTTAAAGGCTTTTCCAG TTTTTAGGCAACTGCTTCCGAATACACAGAAGAGAACGATATACTATTCCAGGGTAAAGGGATTACAGAGTATCTGCCCTCTGCTCAAATCTATTGATGAAACTCCAGAACCCATTTTAGCAAATGTCAAAGGGGACTTTCCCAAATGGTTAAGGGGAAATCTGCTGAGAAATGGGCCTGGGAAGTTCGAATTTGGAAAAGACAG ATATAACCACTTGTTTGATGGCATGGCCCTGATGCATCAGTTCAGAATTGATGATGGTGTTATAACATACATGAGCAAGTTTCTGCAGAGTGACTCCTACTGCATCAACAGCGCACATGACCGAATCATGGTATCGGAATTTGGAACGTTAGCCATGCCGGACCCTTGCAAAAGCATGTTTGACCGCTTCACTAGTCGATTTGAAATATCTG ATGCAACAGATAATGGATCTGTGAACTTTGCACTGTACAAGGGGGATTACTATGCTACCACAGAAACTAATTATATCCACAAAGTGAATCCTAATACCCTTGAAACTGAAGAAAAG ATAAACTTGACCAAATATGTTGCAGTGAATGGAGCCACAGCCCATCCTCATTATGATCCTGATGGAACAACGTACAATATGGGCAACTCCTACAGCAAACACG GGATGAGGTTTAATATCATTGCAGTTCCTCCACAGATGTCAGATGATGAGGAGATACTTCAAGGAGCAAGGATAGTTTGTGGCTTTGAACCAGAGGACAGCTTAAAGCCTTCTTATTACCACAGCTTTG GAATGTCCAAAAACTACATCATCTTTGTTGAGCAACctctaaaaataaatgtaatgaaAATTCTCACATCCAAACTCAGGGGTAAAAGTATTGGTTCTTCAATAAACTGGGAGCCAGAACTCAACACCATTATCCATGTAGCAAATAAACACACAGGAGAG ATCATTCCTTTCAAATATCACACCAACGCCTTCTGTGTTTTCCACCATATCAATGCCTTTGAAGATGATGGCTTCATTGTATTTGATATTTGCCACTTTGAAAGTGGGCATTTGCTGAATAATTTAACTCTGCAAAACCTGCAGAAAGATGGGGAAGAGTTGGATGAG CTCTATAACACAGGTCCAAAAGGATTTCCACGAAGATTTGTCTTGCCTTTGAACATCAGTTCCAGCACACCTATTGAACAGAACCTCAACACTCTGTCGTACAGCAGTGCATCTGTCTTCAGAAAGGCCGATGGAAAG ATTTGGTGTGAGTCTGAGAAACTATATGATGATGACTTACTGAACCAAGGTGGGTTGGagtttccacagattaactatgcAAAGTGCAGCACAAAAAAGTACAAATTTTTCTATGGATGTGGAACAGGCCATTTGATAATGGATTCCCTCATGAAGATGGATTTGGAAACAAAGAAATTTAAG ATCTGGAAAGAAAAAGACTACTTTCCATCGGAACCCGTCTTCGTGCCGTCTCCTAACAGCGTGGACGAGGATGATGGAGTTATTCTGAGTGTAGTCATTTCACCAGATCAG TGCAAGAACAGCATGCTGCTTGTGCTGGATGCCAAGACCTTCACTGAGAGGGGGAGAGCGGAAGTGCCAGTCCAAATGCCATTTGGATTTCATGGTGTCTTTGCAAAATGTTAG
- the bco2b gene encoding beta-carotene oxygenase 2b isoform X2 — protein MALMHQFRIDDGVITYMSKFLQSDSYCINSAHDRIMVSEFGTLAMPDPCKSMFDRFTSRFEISDATDNGSVNFALYKGDYYATTETNYIHKVNPNTLETEEKINLTKYVAVNGATAHPHYDPDGTTYNMGNSYSKHGMRFNIIAVPPQMSDDEEILQGARIVCGFEPEDSLKPSYYHSFGMSKNYIIFVEQPLKINVMKILTSKLRGKSIGSSINWEPELNTIIHVANKHTGEIIPFKYHTNAFCVFHHINAFEDDGFIVFDICHFESGHLLNNLTLQNLQKDGEELDELYNTGPKGFPRRFVLPLNISSSTPIEQNLNTLSYSSASVFRKADGKIWCESEKLYDDDLLNQGGLEFPQINYAKCSTKKYKFFYGCGTGHLIMDSLMKMDLETKKFKIWKEKDYFPSEPVFVPSPNSVDEDDGVILSVVISPDQCKNSMLLVLDAKTFTERGRAEVPVQMPFGFHGVFAKC, from the exons ATGGCCCTGATGCATCAGTTCAGAATTGATGATGGTGTTATAACATACATGAGCAAGTTTCTGCAGAGTGACTCCTACTGCATCAACAGCGCACATGACCGAATCATGGTATCGGAATTTGGAACGTTAGCCATGCCGGACCCTTGCAAAAGCATGTTTGACCGCTTCACTAGTCGATTTGAAATATCTG ATGCAACAGATAATGGATCTGTGAACTTTGCACTGTACAAGGGGGATTACTATGCTACCACAGAAACTAATTATATCCACAAAGTGAATCCTAATACCCTTGAAACTGAAGAAAAG ATAAACTTGACCAAATATGTTGCAGTGAATGGAGCCACAGCCCATCCTCATTATGATCCTGATGGAACAACGTACAATATGGGCAACTCCTACAGCAAACACG GGATGAGGTTTAATATCATTGCAGTTCCTCCACAGATGTCAGATGATGAGGAGATACTTCAAGGAGCAAGGATAGTTTGTGGCTTTGAACCAGAGGACAGCTTAAAGCCTTCTTATTACCACAGCTTTG GAATGTCCAAAAACTACATCATCTTTGTTGAGCAACctctaaaaataaatgtaatgaaAATTCTCACATCCAAACTCAGGGGTAAAAGTATTGGTTCTTCAATAAACTGGGAGCCAGAACTCAACACCATTATCCATGTAGCAAATAAACACACAGGAGAG ATCATTCCTTTCAAATATCACACCAACGCCTTCTGTGTTTTCCACCATATCAATGCCTTTGAAGATGATGGCTTCATTGTATTTGATATTTGCCACTTTGAAAGTGGGCATTTGCTGAATAATTTAACTCTGCAAAACCTGCAGAAAGATGGGGAAGAGTTGGATGAG CTCTATAACACAGGTCCAAAAGGATTTCCACGAAGATTTGTCTTGCCTTTGAACATCAGTTCCAGCACACCTATTGAACAGAACCTCAACACTCTGTCGTACAGCAGTGCATCTGTCTTCAGAAAGGCCGATGGAAAG ATTTGGTGTGAGTCTGAGAAACTATATGATGATGACTTACTGAACCAAGGTGGGTTGGagtttccacagattaactatgcAAAGTGCAGCACAAAAAAGTACAAATTTTTCTATGGATGTGGAACAGGCCATTTGATAATGGATTCCCTCATGAAGATGGATTTGGAAACAAAGAAATTTAAG ATCTGGAAAGAAAAAGACTACTTTCCATCGGAACCCGTCTTCGTGCCGTCTCCTAACAGCGTGGACGAGGATGATGGAGTTATTCTGAGTGTAGTCATTTCACCAGATCAG TGCAAGAACAGCATGCTGCTTGTGCTGGATGCCAAGACCTTCACTGAGAGGGGGAGAGCGGAAGTGCCAGTCCAAATGCCATTTGGATTTCATGGTGTCTTTGCAAAATGTTAG